From the Planktothrix serta PCC 8927 genome, one window contains:
- a CDS encoding helix-turn-helix domain-containing protein → MTLTEAPNLRSVLPTQEEATIAQASSSSLARYIKNQDGCTRTIKLVQDDSQDEVVVIPAEAFRLLLEMLAQMAKGNAVTLIPIHAELTTQEAADILNVSRPYLVQLLESGEIPFRKVGTRRRVRYQDLMDYKNRVDAARRETLDELTIQAQELNMGYEGVL, encoded by the coding sequence ATGACACTTACAGAGGCTCCAAACTTGCGGTCTGTTCTACCTACGCAAGAAGAAGCTACGATTGCACAAGCCAGTAGCTCGTCTTTGGCACGGTACATCAAGAACCAAGACGGATGCACCCGTACCATCAAGCTTGTGCAAGATGACAGCCAAGATGAAGTTGTTGTCATACCTGCTGAAGCTTTTCGTCTACTGCTTGAGATGTTGGCACAGATGGCGAAGGGAAATGCTGTAACGCTGATTCCAATCCACGCAGAACTCACGACCCAAGAAGCTGCTGACATTTTGAATGTTTCCCGTCCCTATTTAGTGCAACTGCTGGAGTCTGGAGAAATCCCTTTTCGTAAAGTGGGCACGCGCCGAAGGGTGCGTTACCAAGATTTAATGGACTACAAAAATCGAGTTGATGCAGCACGACGGGAAACGCTTGATGAGCTTACTATTCAAGCTCAAGAACTGAATATGGGATACGAAGGAGTCCTGTAG